The Garra rufa chromosome 18, GarRuf1.0, whole genome shotgun sequence genome window below encodes:
- the acvr1ba gene encoding activin A receptor type 1Ba, producing MLRDGNLAIMLPRRTAVALLALCGLIAVGDALKCNCTACESSGYVCETDGACMASTSYINGQEEQQVRICIPRVSLVPPGQPIYCLSAKGLLNTHCCYTDFCNSINLQIPSGIAEDKADSWGPVELVAVIAGPVFLFCLLLIVGVLVFQHHQRNYNHRQRLDVEDPSCDHLYLAKDKTLQDLIFDLSTSGSGSGLPLFVQRTVARTIVLQEIIGKGRFGEVWRGRWRGGDVAVKIFSSREERSWFREAEIYQTIMLRHENILGFIAADNKDNGTWTQLWLVSDYHEHGSLFDYLNHYSVTIEGMIKLSLSAASGLAHLHMEILGTQGKPGIAHRDLKSKNILVKKNGTCAIADLGLAVRHESITDTIDIAPNQRVGTKRYMAPEVLDETINMKHFDSFKCADIYALGLVYWEIARRCNAGGIHEDYQLPYYDLVPSDPSIEEMRKVVCDQRLRPNVPNWWQSYEALRVMGKIMRECWYANGAARLTALRIKKTLSQLSVQEDVKI from the exons TAGCGCTGCTCGCCCTGTGTGGATTAATAGCGGTCGGCGATG CTCTTAAGTGTAATTGCACAGCCTGTGAGAGCAGCGGTTATGTGTGCGAGACCGACGGGGCCTGCATGGCCTCTACGTCCTACATTAACGGTCAGGAGGAGCAGCAAGTTCGGATCTGCATCCCACGTGTCAGCCTGGTACCACCCGGACAGCCCATCTACTGCTTGAGCGCCAAAGGCCTGCTCAATACACACTGCTGTTATACGGATTTCTGCAACAGCATCAACCTTCAGATTCCCAGCG GGATTGCTGAAGACAAAGCGGACAGTTGGGGTCCTGTAGAGCTTGTGGCAGTGATAGCAGGCCCGGTCTTCCTCTTTTGCTTGCTACTTATCGTGGGAGTGCTCGTTTTCCAGCACCACCAGCGCAACTATAACCACAGGCAGCGACTTGACGTTGAAGATCCGTCCTGTGATCATCTGTACTTGGCCAAAGACAAGACCTTACAGGATCTTATCTTTGATCTGTCCACCTCCGGTTCAGGATCTG GCCTGCCCTTGTTTGTTCAGCGAACAGTGGCCAGGACAATTGTACTGCAGGAGATCATAGGTAAAGGTCGTTTTGGGGAAGTATGGAGGGGGAGATGGAGAGGAGGAGATGTGGCTGTGAAGATCTTCTCATCCAGAGAGGAACGATCCTGGTTCCGCGAGGCCGAGATTTACCAGACCATCATGCTCCGTCATGAGAACATCTTGGGCTTCATTGCTGCTGATAATAAAG ACAATGGCACATGGACACAACTGTGGCTGGTGTCAGACTATCATGAACATGGCTCATTATTTGACTATCTCAATCACTACTCCGTCACAATCGAGGGAATGATTAAGTTATCACTGTCAGCAGCCAGCGGCCTGGCACATCTGCACATGGAGATCCTGGGAACACAGG GGAAACCAGGCATTGCACATCGTGACCTCAAATCTAAAAACATCCTGGTGAAAAAGAATGGTACTTGTGCCATAGCAGATCTGGGGCTTGCTGTACGGCACGAGTCCATTACTGATACTATAGACATCGCACCTAATCAGAGGGTTGGCACCAAAAG ATATATGGCCCCAGAGGTACTAGACGAAACGATCAACATGAAGCATTTTGATTCTTTCAAGTGTGCTGATATATATGCCTTGGGACTGGTATACTGGGAGATTGCACGACGGTGTAATGCTGGAG GCATTCATGAAGATTACCAGCTTCCTTACTACGATCTGGTGCCCTCTGACCCCTCCATAGAAGAGATGAGGAAGGTGGTGTGTGATCAGAGACTACGGCCCAATGTGCCCAACTGGTGGCAGAGCTACGAG GCGCTGAGAGTGATGGGGAAGATTATGCGGGAGTGTTGGTATGCAAACGGAGCGGCGCGGCTTACGGCTCTGCGGATTAAGAAGACTCTCTCGCAACTCAGTGTCCAAGAAGACGTTAAGATCTGA